A window from Rhizosphaericola mali encodes these proteins:
- a CDS encoding S41 family peptidase → MKRWLLAMATFASVHSFAQVTPLWMRYPAISPDGSTIVFGYKGDLYRVPTAGGTAVPLTISDAQDMMPVWSHDGKSIAFASDRYGNFDVFVMSAMGGAPVRVTTNSAADYPYDFTVDDKNVLFASSRNAPAKSIRFSYAIFKNLYTTTINGGRPMLVTAAGADNAHYNNAGDKIVFQDVKGYEDNWRKHHTSAVTKDIWIYDIPAKTYQKISAFKGEDREPLFNQANDAVYYLSEKNGNQNLYKQALSGGQMQQLTDFKDNPVRHLSRSNDNTLAFSQNGEIYTMKEGGAPQKVNIQIMNETRNNTVQNFPIMGGVSEFVLSPNGKEIAYVKRGEVFVSSVEGKFTKRITNTPQQERMVQWSPDGKTLVYATERGKSWDIYQATKAKANEPYFFAATIIKEEPLIATEKDEFQPKYSPDGKTVAYVEERNILKVFNLNTKTSKTLLPEGHNHSYSDGDWDFSWRPDSKWLMVDDQRGYFMASNAALIKADGSKEIQYPISSGFGEGDDKWGLNGKMFTYASAKLGRKSLAMQGGAEVDIYAAFFDQKDYDRYTLSKDDYDLLLETEKGNKKTDSSKKEEPTIDVAGKKSTFHKEPTQFKDLWKKEESPINLKSIDERIVKLTINSSSISDYALNDDASKLYYLASFENGYDLWVTEPRTHETKILAKLGGNPSGIEISKDGKSLFVSNRGSLVKVDANTGKLSPISINGEMSLDAEGERVYIFDHAWRQVKKKFYDPTIHGIDWDGYHANYARFLPHINNNYDFQELLSEFLGELNGSHTGGRFRPVSKDGDATAALGLLYDETYKGNGLKVTEIIVGGPFDKASTKLQAGDIITKIDGASITDSADWASLLNRKADQITLVSIAGKGDESIRPISLGEEYGLMYKRWTIRMDKLVDSLSGGKIGYVHVQGMNDGSFRETFDRVMGKEREKEALIVDTRFNGGGWLHDDLNTFLSGKNYLKYAPQGHLLKGGEPMTRWQKPSCVVMSEGNYSDAFMFPYSYKEQNFGKLIGMPVAGTGTAVWWETQIDPTLIFGIPMVASIGVEKRPTENLELEPDIQVPLKYEDFLKGDDEQIKAAVKEMLLEAGK, encoded by the coding sequence ATGAAACGTTGGCTATTGGCAATGGCTACATTTGCCTCAGTACATAGTTTTGCACAAGTGACACCTCTGTGGATGCGCTATCCTGCGATCTCTCCAGATGGTTCTACAATTGTATTCGGATATAAGGGGGATTTGTATCGTGTACCTACTGCTGGTGGTACAGCCGTTCCCTTGACTATTAGTGATGCTCAAGATATGATGCCTGTATGGAGCCATGATGGGAAGTCTATTGCATTTGCAAGTGATCGATATGGCAATTTTGATGTGTTTGTAATGTCTGCAATGGGTGGCGCACCTGTGCGTGTTACGACCAATAGTGCAGCCGACTATCCTTATGATTTTACCGTAGATGATAAAAATGTACTTTTCGCATCTTCACGCAATGCTCCTGCTAAAAGTATCAGATTTAGCTACGCTATTTTCAAAAATCTATATACAACTACTATAAATGGTGGTCGTCCGATGTTGGTGACTGCAGCAGGTGCGGATAATGCACATTATAATAATGCTGGCGACAAAATTGTATTTCAAGATGTAAAAGGCTACGAAGATAATTGGCGTAAACATCATACTTCCGCAGTTACCAAAGATATTTGGATATATGATATTCCTGCAAAAACGTACCAAAAAATCAGTGCATTCAAAGGGGAAGATCGCGAACCGTTATTTAATCAGGCAAATGACGCAGTGTATTATTTGAGTGAAAAAAATGGTAATCAAAATTTGTACAAACAAGCATTAAGCGGTGGGCAGATGCAGCAATTGACAGATTTTAAAGATAATCCTGTTCGCCATTTAAGCCGATCCAATGATAATACTTTGGCATTTTCTCAAAATGGAGAAATATATACAATGAAAGAAGGTGGCGCTCCGCAAAAAGTCAATATTCAGATAATGAATGAGACGCGCAACAATACGGTGCAAAATTTTCCAATTATGGGTGGCGTGAGTGAATTTGTCTTGAGTCCAAATGGAAAAGAAATAGCTTATGTCAAAAGAGGAGAAGTATTTGTAAGTAGCGTAGAAGGCAAATTTACCAAACGTATTACGAATACACCGCAACAAGAGCGTATGGTGCAATGGAGTCCAGATGGAAAAACTTTAGTCTATGCAACAGAAAGAGGAAAAAGTTGGGATATCTATCAAGCGACAAAAGCGAAAGCAAATGAACCCTATTTCTTTGCAGCAACTATAATTAAAGAAGAGCCTTTGATCGCTACCGAAAAGGATGAATTTCAACCGAAATATTCCCCAGATGGCAAGACCGTTGCCTATGTTGAAGAGCGTAATATTTTGAAAGTATTTAATTTGAATACCAAAACCTCCAAAACGCTTTTACCTGAAGGACACAACCATAGTTATAGCGATGGAGATTGGGATTTTTCCTGGCGTCCAGATAGCAAATGGTTGATGGTGGATGATCAACGTGGTTATTTTATGGCAAGTAATGCTGCATTGATCAAAGCGGATGGTTCCAAAGAAATTCAATATCCGATTAGTAGTGGCTTTGGTGAAGGTGATGATAAATGGGGCTTGAATGGAAAAATGTTTACCTACGCGAGTGCAAAATTGGGACGTAAATCACTCGCAATGCAAGGAGGCGCAGAGGTTGATATTTACGCTGCATTTTTTGACCAAAAGGACTATGATCGCTATACCTTAAGTAAAGACGACTATGATTTATTATTAGAAACAGAAAAAGGAAATAAAAAAACAGATTCTTCTAAAAAAGAAGAACCAACTATAGATGTCGCTGGCAAAAAATCTACATTCCATAAAGAACCTACGCAATTTAAGGATTTATGGAAAAAAGAAGAATCGCCAATTAACTTAAAAAGTATTGATGAACGTATCGTAAAATTGACGATTAATAGTAGCTCTATTAGTGACTATGCTTTAAATGATGATGCAAGTAAACTATACTATTTGGCTTCATTTGAAAATGGATATGATCTTTGGGTAACTGAACCAAGAACACATGAAACTAAAATTCTTGCGAAATTGGGAGGGAATCCAAGTGGCATTGAAATTTCAAAAGATGGAAAAAGTTTGTTTGTAAGCAATCGTGGTTCTTTGGTAAAAGTCGATGCGAATACTGGAAAATTATCACCTATTTCTATAAATGGAGAAATGTCTTTGGATGCCGAGGGTGAGCGTGTTTATATCTTTGATCATGCTTGGAGACAAGTGAAAAAGAAATTCTATGATCCTACGATTCATGGTATTGATTGGGATGGATATCATGCCAACTATGCAAGATTTTTACCGCATATCAACAATAACTATGATTTTCAAGAATTGTTGAGTGAATTTTTGGGTGAGTTGAATGGCTCTCATACGGGTGGTCGTTTTCGTCCGGTATCCAAAGATGGTGATGCTACTGCGGCACTTGGACTTTTATATGATGAAACGTACAAAGGAAATGGCTTGAAAGTAACGGAGATTATAGTTGGTGGTCCATTTGACAAAGCTTCTACTAAATTACAAGCAGGAGATATTATTACTAAGATTGATGGCGCGTCTATTACTGATTCTGCTGATTGGGCATCTCTGCTAAATAGAAAAGCGGATCAAATTACTTTAGTTTCTATTGCAGGAAAAGGCGATGAATCTATTCGTCCAATTAGCTTAGGTGAAGAATATGGTTTGATGTACAAGCGTTGGACGATTCGCATGGATAAATTGGTGGATAGTTTGAGTGGTGGTAAGATTGGTTATGTTCATGTACAAGGTATGAACGATGGAAGTTTCCGTGAAACTTTCGATCGTGTCATGGGTAAAGAAAGAGAAAAAGAAGCATTGATCGTAGATACACGTTTCAACGGTGGCGGTTGGTTGCATGATGATTTGAATACATTTTTAAGTGGAAAAAATTATCTAAAATATGCACCGCAAGGTCATTTACTCAAAGGTGGAGAGCCAATGACACGTTGGCAAAAACCGAGTTGCGTTGTGATGAGTGAAGGAAACTATAGCGATGCATTTATGTTCCCATATTCATATAAAGAACAAAATTTTGGGAAATTAATTGGTATGCCTGTTGCTGGTACGGGTACGGCAGTTTGGTGGGAAACGCAAATCGACCCTACTTTAATTTTCGGTATTCCGATGGTGGCATCTATAGGTGTAGAAAAGCGTCCAACTGAAAATTTGGAATTAGAACCAGATATTCAAGTTCCATTGAAATATGAAGATTTCTTAAAAGGCGATGATGAACAAATCAAAGCTGCTGTAAAAGAAATGCTTTTAGAAGCTGGCAAATAG
- a CDS encoding glycoside hydrolase family 76 protein gives MKFFLTIICFLLLNLNAKAFRILDSSIIGFDDIQMYSDTLSNKSVWSAYDAFNLNFFDNKTHIYKLHNHIPDSANTKDKLGAVWTQAIYWDMAMNAYKKAIKNGDNKRAKKYKLLVDQIYQGVYDHYVHFDWNNQDPQNGWFIYDDIMWWTISFSRAYTLFHDPKYLQLADQSFCRVWHGSYLLKDRGSYDNLNGGMFWNWNNIHPSDNSDNGKMSCINFPTVIAALTLYNIIQTTDIKHQKNDTSGFDKNMNYPRWHSRANYLKEGMEIYKWGVENLFDRNTGKIADSRHGKDVDWTTTMYNQGTFIGASCILYKITNDSDYLNNAIKAANYAMEIMSAPHGIFPFRKGEEEGIYTAIMGQYLHMLVFDCGQKQYLPWVSRTIEAGWKTKNDNNLMSKDYLQKESANISCYDASGIPALMLLFK, from the coding sequence ATGAAATTTTTTCTGACGATTATTTGTTTTTTGTTGTTAAACTTGAATGCGAAAGCTTTCCGCATTTTGGATTCTAGTATTATTGGATTTGACGATATTCAAATGTATTCTGATACATTAAGTAACAAGAGTGTCTGGTCTGCCTATGACGCATTTAATTTGAATTTCTTTGATAATAAAACGCATATTTATAAACTACATAACCATATACCTGATAGTGCGAATACAAAGGACAAATTAGGTGCAGTTTGGACACAAGCTATTTATTGGGATATGGCCATGAATGCCTATAAAAAAGCAATAAAAAATGGAGATAATAAGCGTGCAAAAAAATATAAGTTACTAGTAGATCAAATATATCAAGGTGTGTATGATCATTACGTTCATTTTGATTGGAATAATCAAGATCCTCAAAATGGATGGTTTATTTATGATGATATTATGTGGTGGACAATTTCTTTTTCACGGGCGTATACCCTTTTTCATGATCCGAAATATTTACAACTTGCTGATCAAAGTTTTTGTCGGGTGTGGCATGGTTCCTATCTATTGAAAGATCGTGGATCATATGACAACCTAAATGGAGGGATGTTTTGGAATTGGAATAATATTCATCCTTCGGATAATAGTGATAATGGAAAAATGTCTTGTATTAATTTTCCAACGGTAATCGCTGCATTAACGCTTTACAATATTATACAAACTACGGATATCAAACATCAAAAAAATGATACTAGTGGGTTTGATAAAAATATGAATTATCCTAGATGGCATAGTCGGGCAAATTATCTAAAAGAAGGTATGGAAATATATAAATGGGGCGTGGAAAATCTATTTGATCGTAATACGGGAAAAATCGCTGATAGTCGTCATGGTAAAGATGTGGACTGGACAACTACAATGTATAATCAAGGAACCTTTATCGGAGCCTCGTGTATTTTATACAAAATAACGAATGACTCAGATTATTTAAATAATGCGATTAAAGCGGCGAATTACGCAATGGAAATTATGTCTGCACCTCATGGAATTTTTCCCTTTCGCAAAGGTGAGGAAGAAGGCATTTACACAGCAATCATGGGACAATATTTGCATATGTTGGTTTTTGACTGTGGGCAAAAACAATATCTACCTTGGGTAAGTCGCACGATTGAGGCTGGTTGGAAGACTAAGAATGATAATAATTTGATGTCCAAAGATTATTTGCAAAAGGAAAGTGCTAATATTTCTTGTTATGATGCATCGGGTATTCCAGCTTTGATGTTATTATTTAAATAA
- a CDS encoding glucose 1-dehydrogenase gives MKKLENKTAVITGGTSGIGLSIAKLFVKEGANVVVTGRKQEALNKAIKELGNTAIAIKADVSKLNEIEYLYKTVGEKFGKIDVLVANAGVYPLSPLSEFTEALFDHASDINFKGTFFTVQKSLQYLNDGASIILLSSTVNDKGIPGHSAYSATKAAVRSLVRSFSAELVDRKIRVNVLSPGLIETPIFNSISSSAEEAKAMAENMGNFTPVKRLGQPSEIATGALYLASDDSSFMLGAELLLDGGFKSL, from the coding sequence ATGAAAAAGTTAGAAAACAAAACAGCAGTCATTACAGGCGGAACAAGCGGAATTGGATTGAGTATAGCGAAATTATTTGTGAAAGAAGGAGCCAATGTAGTTGTTACAGGACGAAAACAAGAAGCATTAAACAAAGCCATCAAAGAACTAGGAAATACAGCAATTGCTATCAAGGCAGACGTTTCAAAATTAAACGAAATCGAATATTTGTATAAAACAGTAGGTGAAAAATTTGGAAAAATAGATGTATTAGTTGCAAATGCAGGCGTGTATCCCTTAAGTCCATTATCTGAATTTACAGAAGCATTATTTGATCACGCGAGTGATATTAATTTCAAAGGAACATTTTTTACTGTTCAAAAGTCATTGCAATATTTGAATGATGGAGCTTCTATCATTTTATTATCCTCTACCGTTAATGATAAAGGAATTCCCGGACATTCAGCTTATTCAGCAACAAAAGCAGCAGTTCGATCGCTAGTAAGAAGTTTTTCTGCAGAATTAGTAGATAGAAAAATAAGAGTAAATGTGTTATCTCCTGGACTTATAGAAACTCCAATATTCAACTCAATATCTTCCTCAGCAGAAGAAGCAAAAGCAATGGCAGAAAATATGGGGAATTTTACACCTGTAAAACGATTAGGTCAACCAAGTGAAATTGCCACAGGTGCATTATATCTTGCCTCTGATGATTCATCTTTTATGTTAGGTGCAGAATTATTATTAGATGGAGGTTTTAAAAGTTTATAG
- a CDS encoding TlpA family protein disulfide reductase yields the protein MRKQWVIVLILLLTSRLTLAQNSEMPFTVIGSFSDKNFNSSIDYIIKSSQTLLNSTTKVLKGRFKIKGTITEPQLITIKISMNSKFKIYQFYIEPNKKIYFQGISETSDFTIKNSDIEDDKRKLEYQKNEINQKIKEIEHLDNTNNQTNLNIRLALIDSLRKIDSLFILKNCSSYYASILLNKYLKVPKLLFNFSSFEDIYNAYPNYLKQTSMGLFLKDYIRLHSLLNHEAPTFIGKNANNELINSSDFFNGNITLLCFSATWCIPCEETEKELKVLFERYNTNNHFRLVSLYCDSDSLQWNNHVKQLPWTTLLDKDGLANPKSNSIFTKYKIQTLPTLMIINPQGIITYIFKDHKFESLIKNIEFELNNNKISTISN from the coding sequence ATGAGAAAACAATGGGTTATAGTTCTTATTTTGCTTCTAACATCAAGGCTAACATTGGCGCAAAATTCGGAAATGCCATTCACGGTAATAGGTAGTTTCTCTGATAAAAATTTTAATTCGTCGATTGATTATATTATAAAATCAAGTCAAACATTATTGAATTCTACAACCAAAGTTCTAAAAGGTAGATTTAAAATAAAAGGCACTATTACAGAGCCTCAGCTAATAACGATCAAAATTTCTATGAATTCCAAGTTTAAAATCTATCAATTTTATATTGAACCTAATAAAAAAATTTACTTTCAAGGGATATCTGAAACCTCAGATTTTACAATTAAAAATTCGGACATTGAAGATGATAAAAGAAAATTAGAATATCAAAAGAATGAGATAAACCAAAAAATCAAAGAAATCGAACATTTAGATAACACGAATAATCAAACGAACTTAAATATCAGATTAGCTTTAATTGATTCCTTGAGAAAAATCGATTCCTTATTTATATTAAAAAATTGCTCTTCTTATTATGCTTCCATACTTTTAAATAAATACCTCAAAGTCCCCAAATTACTCTTTAACTTTTCATCATTCGAAGATATATATAACGCCTATCCTAACTATTTAAAACAAACCTCTATGGGCTTATTTTTGAAAGACTATATCCGCCTACACAGTCTTTTAAATCATGAAGCCCCTACATTTATAGGGAAAAATGCTAATAATGAGTTAATCAACTCAAGTGATTTTTTTAATGGGAATATTACACTTTTATGTTTTTCTGCGACATGGTGTATACCATGTGAAGAAACTGAAAAAGAATTAAAAGTCTTATTTGAACGCTATAATACAAACAATCATTTTAGATTAGTGAGCTTATATTGTGATAGTGATTCCTTACAATGGAATAATCATGTAAAGCAATTACCATGGACTACATTGCTAGACAAAGATGGCTTAGCCAACCCAAAGTCGAATAGCATATTTACAAAATATAAGATACAAACGCTGCCAACTTTAATGATCATAAATCCACAGGGGATCATAACGTACATATTCAAAGATCATAAATTTGAAAGCCTTATAAAAAATATTGAATTTGAGTTAAATAATAATAAAATATCAACCATCTCAAATTAA
- a CDS encoding Smr/MutS family protein yields the protein MKYQIGDEILVLHSNEEGKVIEIINDEMVLIEVRGVKFPAYLDQIDFPYFKRFTQKKLFPEAKKKEFIDEIPREKKPVTNIKNNDGVWFSMVPKFYLDDFNDEVVESFKLYLVNHSDKDLHFIYKQIFENDKDFELINDVKAGKDFYLHDMEFEDLNDKPNFQFTFSLNRPEKKLKEAFDVQLKLKSKQVFNKVEELKEKNEPVIAYQLFEIYPEKDPEDYDSEKKGGGLDFSSLKSKGFNIKYSAETIREHLPSPRSVVDLHIEKLTNSWKGLTNFEILSMQLTEFEKWFDLAYQNHLPSFIIIHGVGKGKLKDEIHDLLKGKREVKNFINQYDPRFGYGATEIFFQY from the coding sequence ATGAAGTATCAGATTGGAGATGAAATTTTAGTTTTACATAGTAATGAAGAAGGAAAAGTCATTGAAATAATCAATGATGAAATGGTATTGATCGAAGTACGTGGCGTAAAATTCCCCGCGTATTTGGATCAGATTGACTTTCCTTATTTCAAGCGTTTTACGCAAAAAAAACTTTTTCCAGAGGCGAAAAAGAAGGAATTTATTGATGAAATTCCAAGAGAAAAGAAGCCCGTTACCAATATCAAAAATAACGACGGCGTATGGTTTTCGATGGTTCCAAAATTCTATTTGGATGATTTCAATGATGAAGTAGTCGAGTCGTTTAAATTGTATTTGGTCAATCATAGTGATAAGGATTTGCATTTTATATACAAACAGATTTTTGAAAACGACAAGGATTTTGAATTAATCAATGATGTAAAAGCAGGCAAGGATTTCTATTTGCATGATATGGAATTTGAGGATTTGAACGACAAGCCTAATTTTCAATTTACGTTTTCTTTAAATCGTCCTGAGAAAAAACTGAAAGAAGCTTTTGACGTTCAACTGAAATTGAAAAGCAAACAAGTTTTCAATAAAGTAGAAGAGTTAAAAGAAAAAAACGAACCTGTCATTGCTTATCAATTATTTGAAATCTATCCAGAAAAAGATCCGGAAGATTATGATAGTGAAAAGAAAGGTGGCGGTTTGGATTTTTCTAGTTTGAAATCCAAAGGTTTTAATATAAAATATAGTGCGGAAACGATACGCGAGCATCTCCCCTCTCCGCGCTCTGTGGTGGATCTACATATTGAAAAATTGACCAATAGTTGGAAAGGTTTGACCAATTTTGAAATATTATCCATGCAATTGACTGAATTTGAAAAATGGTTTGATCTCGCTTATCAAAATCATTTACCCAGCTTCATCATCATTCATGGAGTCGGAAAAGGAAAATTGAAAGATGAGATTCATGATTTACTCAAAGGAAAAAGAGAAGTCAAAAACTTTATCAATCAATATGATCCTAGATTTGGATACGGTGCGACAGAAATATTTTTTCAATACTAA
- a CDS encoding rhodanese-like domain-containing protein: protein MNSITIEELKAKLDNGEEVNLLDVREPDEHEEFNIGGRLVPLGEIRMMALDDIEDWQNEEIVVYCRSGNRSGQASLILEQAGYSPVNLTGGMLAWQEKYAQ, encoded by the coding sequence ATGAATAGTATTACGATAGAAGAATTAAAAGCTAAATTAGATAACGGAGAAGAAGTGAATCTTTTGGATGTAAGAGAGCCAGATGAACATGAAGAATTTAACATCGGCGGTCGTTTAGTTCCATTGGGAGAAATCCGCATGATGGCATTAGATGATATCGAAGATTGGCAAAATGAAGAAATCGTTGTGTATTGTCGTAGTGGCAATCGCAGCGGACAAGCAAGTCTTATATTAGAACAAGCAGGTTATAGTCCTGTGAATCTTACGGGTGGCATGTTGGCTTGGCAAGAGAAATATGCACAATAA
- a CDS encoding PASTA domain-containing protein, with protein sequence MFRFITTRPFWVNLLVAIAIISACFALFFMSLASITKHDDIKKVPDVVGKSTAEAVQILESQGLKVSLQDSVYIDSIPKSSVLKESPDADALVKEGRTIFLTVNRAQAPTISMPDLRGFSITSAQLLLQNLGLKLEGTKYINDVAKNAVKQQLVNNAEIQPGTPIPVGTSVLLVLGNGAGNETMEVPDIVGMTLAEARDYLQTFNISIGTITANPDVTNQDEGFIFKQDPPRNNGFQKNRMKPGQAINVWLSAQDANAPKPENNDANPGENGPGV encoded by the coding sequence GTGTTTAGATTTATTACAACAAGACCCTTTTGGGTAAATCTTTTGGTCGCCATTGCGATCATAAGTGCTTGTTTTGCATTGTTTTTCATGTCATTGGCATCAATTACCAAACATGATGATATCAAAAAAGTACCGGATGTCGTAGGTAAATCTACTGCAGAAGCTGTACAGATATTGGAAAGCCAAGGATTGAAGGTTTCATTACAGGATTCTGTTTATATCGATAGTATTCCAAAATCTTCTGTATTAAAAGAATCTCCAGACGCAGATGCTTTGGTAAAAGAAGGAAGAACGATCTTTTTGACCGTAAATAGAGCACAAGCGCCGACGATCTCGATGCCCGATTTGCGTGGTTTTTCTATAACGAGTGCGCAATTGTTATTGCAAAATCTGGGGTTGAAATTAGAAGGTACGAAATACATCAACGATGTAGCTAAAAATGCAGTCAAACAACAATTGGTCAACAATGCAGAAATTCAGCCTGGCACACCTATTCCAGTAGGAACAAGTGTATTGCTTGTTTTGGGTAATGGTGCAGGAAATGAAACGATGGAAGTACCTGATATCGTAGGTATGACTTTGGCGGAAGCAAGAGATTATTTGCAAACATTCAATATCAGTATCGGCACAATTACTGCCAATCCAGATGTAACCAATCAAGATGAAGGATTTATATTTAAACAAGATCCACCAAGAAATAACGGTTTCCAAAAAAATAGAATGAAACCTGGGCAAGCGATCAATGTTTGGTTAAGTGCGCAAGATGCCAATGCCCCAAAACCAGAAAATAATGATGCAAATCCTGGTGAAAATGGTCCTGGCGTATAG
- a CDS encoding D-alanine--D-alanine ligase, translated as MKKQIAFVTGGFSGEAQISYESAKTVEQNIDRDLFDVYKIDITPDGWYYIPTEGVRLPVDKSHFTVQKEGKTVKFDAALLVIHGTPGEDGKLQGYLDLMGVPYTSCDTTTSALTFNKRFTVAVASFGGIHVAKSAILFKGQAYNIDDIKKMHFPLFVKPNNGGSSIGMSKLESKHPEDIQAAIDKAFAVDDQVLIEEFIKGREFTIGVLKTKGEIITLPMTEILKPEGMNFFDFEAKYHGKDLEVTPADASEHMTQKVQETAKKVYQLLNCKGIIRIDFIYNETKDEPYLLEVNTVPGQTAASLVPQQLAAMKWSLKDFYTALIEEALV; from the coding sequence TTGAAAAAGCAAATTGCTTTTGTTACTGGCGGATTTAGCGGTGAAGCGCAGATCAGCTATGAAAGTGCCAAAACTGTAGAACAAAATATTGACAGGGATTTATTTGATGTATACAAAATCGATATTACACCAGATGGTTGGTATTATATACCTACCGAAGGAGTGAGATTGCCTGTGGATAAAAGTCATTTTACCGTACAAAAAGAAGGTAAAACCGTAAAATTTGATGCCGCATTATTAGTTATTCACGGAACTCCAGGTGAAGATGGAAAATTGCAAGGCTATCTTGATTTGATGGGAGTGCCTTATACAAGCTGTGATACGACCACATCTGCATTGACATTTAATAAAAGATTTACGGTTGCAGTAGCTTCATTTGGAGGTATCCATGTAGCGAAATCTGCTATTTTATTCAAAGGTCAAGCTTACAATATCGACGATATCAAAAAAATGCACTTTCCATTATTTGTGAAACCAAATAATGGCGGTTCAAGTATTGGTATGTCCAAATTGGAATCCAAACATCCGGAAGATATTCAAGCGGCGATCGATAAAGCATTTGCAGTTGATGATCAAGTTTTAATTGAAGAATTTATCAAAGGTCGTGAATTCACCATTGGCGTATTGAAAACCAAAGGAGAAATTATCACACTTCCCATGACAGAAATACTCAAACCAGAAGGAATGAATTTCTTCGATTTTGAGGCAAAATATCATGGTAAAGATTTGGAAGTTACGCCAGCGGACGCCAGCGAGCACATGACGCAAAAAGTCCAAGAAACAGCTAAAAAAGTGTATCAACTTTTAAATTGCAAAGGTATTATTCGCATTGATTTCATTTATAACGAAACCAAAGACGAACCTTATTTGTTGGAGGTAAATACCGTACCTGGACAGACAGCAGCAAGTTTGGTTCCACAGCAATTAGCCGCAATGAAATGGTCTTTAAAAGATTTCTATACCGCATTGATTGAAGAAGCTTTGGTGTAG
- a CDS encoding 4Fe-4S dicluster domain-containing protein, which translates to MSIKITDECINCGACEPECPNNAIYEGGVEWKIADGTEVSGSYTLMDGTIVDANETFSPISDDMYYIVPNKCTECQGFHEEPQCAAVCPVDCCVPDEMYEETVDELMAKKDKLHQ; encoded by the coding sequence ATGTCTATCAAAATCACAGACGAATGTATAAATTGTGGTGCTTGTGAGCCAGAATGTCCTAACAACGCGATATATGAAGGTGGTGTAGAATGGAAAATTGCTGACGGTACAGAAGTATCTGGAAGCTATACTTTGATGGATGGCACGATCGTCGATGCCAATGAAACTTTCTCTCCGATCAGCGATGATATGTATTATATCGTTCCTAATAAATGTACAGAATGTCAAGGTTTCCATGAAGAACCTCAATGCGCTGCGGTTTGCCCAGTAGATTGTTGCGTTCCAGATGAAATGTACGAGGAAACAGTGGACGAATTGATGGCGAAAAAAGATAAATTACACCAATAA